GGCGATACACCAAGTACAAAGCTTTGGTTGTTGGCTTAAATCCGATTGCCTTTCTGGATATTGTGGGGGGAACCTTGGCAGATTTAGCCTTAATTCGTTCTTTAGCTAAATTGTATGGCTTGCCCGTCACTGGTTACGAAGCGGGTAAAATTCTCAAAACCATCTTTTTGAGTTCCGGTGGTTTACTCCTGGGTGAAGTGGGTAGTAGTTTACTCCTGGGTTTAGGAAAAAGTGCCACAGCGATCGCCAGTGGAGAAAACCCAATTAATTTCACTGCTTTTGGCAGTAGTGCGATCGCCCAAGCGGGAATTGCGGGTTATGGTGCATACACTGTCGGGAAAGCAGCACAGGTGTACCTAGAAAACGGCTGTACTTGGGGACAATTAGGTGCAAGTACAGTCATTACAGAAATTCTTTCTGAAGTTGAACCGAATACAATTTTGTACCGTTTACGCCACGAATTAGGGAAAAATTTCTAGAAATGAAACTACAGATTTTGTTCGGACTAATTTCAAAGATATTCTCACATCATTTTAGAAATAATTTGTCAAAAAAATATTCCCGATTTATTAAATAAGCCGGGAATCTAAATCTTGAGATTTTTAGAGTTTCGACAGGATTTATACCAATTCTCTAAAATTATGCTACAGATGGAATCTAGGGAACCATTGCTAAATCTAGATTTTTTAATTGCGTTAGCGTTAGCGTTAGCTCTCCCGCAGGGAACATTGCGAATTGGTATTATATCCCAGAAATTTATCTAGCAATTTGCTTATATTGACGATACTTATATGCCATAGTTGCTACTAAACCCAAACCTAATAATGCGCCAGGTTCTGGTACATTTTGGCTTTTTCTTGCCATAACTTTGAAGTCTGGACCCCCGTAGCTGGAATTAGCAAAAACTTGAACGCCAGCTAATGATGCCACACCTAAATCCTTAAGACTTACACCCCAAGAGCCGACTTTCTGAGTGTTATTAATTTCCATAGTATCAATTGAATAGCCAGCACTCGCTTGTTGAGTTCTCAACAACTTCAGGAAATTACCTATTACCTTACCAGATGCATCTATCGCCTGGATACCTAAATCACTATTCATACCCCTTTCCCAAACAAGAATATTATCAATACCCAAGCTATCCGCAGTAATTAGACTATCGAAAAACATATTAATTCGGAAAGAACCAGTTCCCTCAGAATCAATAATATTATTCAAATTTTTGTTACCCATGAAAGCAGCAATTTCCGTGTTTGTAGGGTCTTTGAGACCAGAAACTGCCATAGGAGATGAAGCTTTATCTCCTTTATCTGTACTAGCATCACCACTGTTATTATTGACAATCCCTTTGATTTTTGCTTCTTCTGGGTCAGCAGTTTCTACTTTCTTGGGGTCAAGTTTAATCGGTGTATTTTCGAGAATATTAGCTTTATTTACGAAAGAAAAATCACTAGTCGTTTTACCATTTTGAGTGACAGACTTGAGAATGATATCACCTTCAGGACCACCATTTTTCTCTAGATTTGTAGTAAAGTTTGCTGCTTGGGCTGCATGAGAAGCAGCTAAAAGGGAACCGATAGTAACTAAAATTGCAGTGGATAAATTTTGGATACGCATTTTTCTTTTCCGTTTGGTTGGTATTTTAAAATTTCACTTAGATGCTTTTCACATTTTCAATTATTTATCTCAGTCCATATCCGTTGCAAAGGGTTCTAACCTGGTTTGAATAACAGGTAGCAGATATGCAGACTTCATTTCTTTCTTTTGCCCTGTAAATATATGTTGACTGAAGATACGTTAAAATAGCCTCCGCAAATGCGAGGATTAAATTTTTAATCTTCTGCTAATAAATTAGAGTTATTTTCTGAGATTTTTATTGTTTTTGTAAAATCTAACGTTTCGCGAAACCCAATTGAGCGATCGCACTCTTCTTAAAATCATCTTTAAGTATTTACCGATAATTATTTGCCTTGCTTTCATCATTTGAGCCTACTTGTGAGTCAAATATTCAGTAGATTAGGTATAAAGATGTTCAGATATGTAATTATTATTGTTACTATTGGTTTTCAGTAATTTCCGATGACTATCTTAAATACCCTCCTGCTGGAAGATTATCATCTCATGTCTGTGATGAATACTTACTAATAATTAATACCCACTCCATAAAAGCAGAGTGACTTCTCGCAAAATACCCTCGATTTGCTAAGGTAAATTAGAAATTACAAGTAGATATCACTCCTGCAAACTGATAATCAACTCAAAAAAACATGAAAAAGTCTTGAATAATACAGTTTCTTCCAAAAAAAATCAAAATATTTAAACAAAAAAATCTGGATAAAAATCATTCAACAATCATCAAGATAACTGCGTAGATAAATCATCACATATTCGCAGTCATGCTTCCAATTTACTCTCAAAATTACGGTTTACACTACTGCATAAATGCTTGAAATTTTTCTAGACTAAAAAGTAAGCGTTCTTTGCACGCTTTTCTCAATTGTCTCAGCACAAAAAGGTAAAAATAACCTATGCTACAAACCTTAGAAGTAGTTAAAGCTGCTGTCATCGCTGATGAAAACGGCACAAAAACCTTAGAGGATGCGATTTTTGAGGCTATTACTGAAGCTCGTTCTACTTGCGATATCAATGGCAGTAACTCCAGCGCTTGTGCTGTTGCCTGGGATATTGTGGAAGAATTACAAGCCGAAAAATCCCATCAAAGACAAGCCAAAAAAAACAAAACTTCCCTAGATGATTATTGCTCCGAGAATCCGGAAGCTGTTGAATGTCGGATTTACGATATTTAATTTTCCTGAAAACTTGTAGCGGCTGATTTTGTTAGTTGCTTGATTGATTCTAAATCCGGTGCTACTGTTTCATCTACCATAGATAACCACAACAAATACTCAATATTTCCCGCAGGTCCTGTAATGGGAGACCAGGTTAAACCTTGATAATACCAACCTATTTCCTGGGCAGTTTGCAATACATGAAAAATTGCCTCGGCTTGGTCATTAATATCACGGACTACACCTTTTTTACCAACTCGATTTTTCCCCACTTCAAACTGTGGTTTTACTAGTAATAACGCTTCTTTGGGGAACTGAGTTAATTGCCAAATCGCAGGCAATACTTTTGTTAAGGAAATAAAGGATACATCCACAACTGCTAAATCCGGAAATATTGCCAAATTATCTTTGTTTTCTCCCTCTGGTATCTCCCCTAGAGGGATTTTTTGTGTATACAATTCTGCCGGTGTTAAATAACGTAAGTTTGCCCGTTCTCGTAAAATTACCCGAGGATGATTACGCAATTTCCAATCAACTTGCCCATAACCCACATCCACACCGTAAACTAACTTCGCACCAGCTTGTAGAAGACAGTCTGTAAACCCTCCTGTGGAAATACCCCCATCTAGACAAATTCTGTCTGTAACGGAAATCGCAAATATATCTAAAGCTTTAGCTAGTTTTTCTCCACCACGGGAAACAAAGCGCGATCGCTCTTTAATTTTAATCTCTGCACTAACATCTACCTCAGTTCCCGGCTTGTCAACAACTTGCTGATTCACCATCACCTCTCCTGCTTGAATCAACCTTTGAGCTAAAGCACGGGAGTTACACAAATTTAGCTCTACTAGTAATACATCTAATCTTTGCTTCGCCAACTTAGTTAATATCTCTTCTTCATCTCTCACTTCCAGTAAATCACAAAATTTCCCCCACCCAGGGCATTCACATATTTTCTTTCATGGAATGATAAAATCTTGCATCTGCTGTAGGATTCTAAAACGTATTGGCAAATCTCCCCAGTTATTACTTGCATCTGATGACCTATATTCAAGACCTCGGCATAACTGATACAGAGTATGTCTCTTTGGTAACTCAAGGTTATGACCCACTCTTAGAAACACAACTAATTCACAATCATGGCGCAAAACCCGCACAAGCTCGCAAAGTTGCCCGTTTCCTAAAGCTACTACATCGCCAACCGCAAACAGAAGTAGAATGGCAGGAATTAATCACAGCTTGGGAAGAAACTTGGGAAATGTAACAATAATTTTCCCAAATTGACACAAAAATTAACAGCAAAAAAGTGAGATTATCTTTCAAAAAAGACATCTCACTTTACTTTTCTTTACACAGCTAGGGTTCTCACTGTTGCAAGTTGATTAAATATCTTTCTCGCCCAAGTCTCTGGTCATATAGTCAAAAGGCTGATCTACAAAGCTCACATCAGCGATGCCAGCCGCAGCAGCTTGCTCTTTGGCTATATCTTTCATTATTTGGATTCCGCGCACTGTAGGACCAATGGGAACCCCCAAGGAATTGTAAGTTTCCCGTAGCCCTTGCAGCACTCGCTCATCTAAAACATCCATGCTGCCTGCGACAATGGCATAGGTGGCATAGCGCAAGTAATAATCCATGTCTCGTAAGCAAGCAGCATAGCGGCGGGTCGTATAAGCGTTACCACCTGGACGAATTAGCTCCGGCAATTCTGCAAATAATCGTGAACCAGCTTGTTTGACAATTGCTGCCGCATTCGAGTTAATCGCCGCCGCAGCTTGTACCCTAGCCGTACCACTTGCAAAATAAGATTTCAGGTCATCCAGGGCATTCCGGTCAAAATACCGACCAGCAACGTCATAATTCTTAATTAAGCTTGTAACTGCGTCCCGCATTCCTTTTTCTCCCAATAATTCCTATCTGTGGTTTCATAATTTATTTGATCGCTTTGATGCAACTGCCACTGCTTGCGCCACTGATGTCAGAGGGCAGCCACACAAAAACAATCTATGCGCTATTAAAGGATTCTATGCCAAAGTTGACTCTTGGGAAATGGAGTTTATCGTTTTGTGTCTTTTCATGCCAGAAAGGTTAACATTACCTGTAAACCTACATTTTGGTAGCAAAAGATACAAATTTTATCAATTTTATATCTTTACGATATTCCAGGTGTCTTAAGTAGTAGGTTTCGTCAAGCAGGGTCAGCATGCTTTAGCATTGTGGTCTTAAATTAGTAAAAGGCAGACAAGGAGTAACCATGACAACCCCACAAGAAGTCCTGAAATTAATCAAGGACCAAAACATTCAGATGATCGATCTGAAATTCATCGATACCCCAGGGACATGGCAGCACTTGACGGTGTACCACAACCAAATCGATGAGAGTTCCTTTACAGATGGCGTACCGTTCGACGGTTCTAGTATTCGGGGTTGGAAAGCGATCAACGAATCAGATATGTCAATGGTTCTCGATCCAAACACTGCCTGGATCGACCCCTTCATGAAAGAGCCGACTCTGAGTATTATTTGTAGTATCAAAGAACCTCGGACAGGTGAACCATACAACCGTTGTCCCCGCGTAATTGCTCAAAAAGCTGTAGACTACGTCATTTCTTCTGGTTTAGGTGACACAGTTTATTTTGGTCCAGAGGCTGAATTCTTCATTTTTGATGATGTCCGCTTTGACCAAACAGCGAACTCTGGCTATTACTACGTAGATTCTGTAGAAGGTCGTTGGAACTCAGGTAGAGAAGAAGGTCCTAACTTAGGTTACAAACCCCGCTTCAAAGAGGGTTATTTCCCCGTTCCTCCCACTGACACTTTCCAAGACATTCGGACAGAAATGTTGCTGACTATGGCACAGTGTGGTGTCCCAATTGAAAAACAACACCATGAAGTCGCTACCGGTGGTCAGTGTGAGCTGGGCTTCCGCTTTGGTAAATTAATCGAAGCTGCTGACTGGTTAATGACTTATAAGTACGTCATTAAGAACGTGGCGAAAAAGTACGGTAAGACTGTAACTTTTATGCCTAAACCTATCTTTGGTGATAACGGTTCAGGTATGCACTGCCACCAGTCTATTTGGAAGGGTGGTCAACCCTTATTTGCTGGCGACAAGTATGCTGGTTTGAGTGAAATGGCACTATATTACATTGGTGGTTTGCTCAAGCACGCTCCAGCATTGTTGGCTATCACTAACCCCACCACCAACTCTTACAAGCGCCTTGTACCGGGTTATGAAGCACCTGTAAACTTGGCATATTCCCAAGGCAACCGTTCTGCTTCGATTCGGATTCCTCTATCTGGTAATAATCCTAAAGCGAAGCGTTTAGAGTTCCGTTGTCCTGATGCTACTTCTAACCCCTATTTAGCATTTGCAGCAATGCTTTGTGCTGGTATAGATGGTATTAAGAACAAGATTCATCCTGGTGAACCTTTAGATAAGAACATTTACGAACTTTCTCCGGAAGAGTTGGCAAAAGTTCCTTCGACTCCTGGTTCTTTGGATTTAGCATTGGAAGCTTTGCAAAAAGACCATGCTTTCTTGACTGATTCAGGTGTCTTTACTGAAGATTTCATTGAAACTTGGATTTCCTACAAGTTGGATACAGAAGTAAACCCTATGCGTTTACGTCCTCATCCCTATGAATTTGCGCTCTACTACGATTGCTAATTATCTAGTGAGTGTCAGGATATAAATTCTAAAGCATAAATTTAGCCACCTCTAGAGGTGGCTTTTTTTGTGTTAGCTCATTCCGACATTACTGCGATCGCTAGTTATCCGCACACTAGGGTCTATCTTCCCCTGAATTGGATTCCAGTAACGAGACCTATCCCCAGGAAGTCCCAGTTCTTCCCCTGTGCGTTCTAGCATGGATTGTTGCCGATTTTTAATTAATTGATAGTGGCGCATCATCAAAGCGCGAGCTTGTTCTTGGGTAGACATAGCCTCAGTCCTCCCTGTACTAAGAATTTAGTGATATTTCTTGGTTTTGACTTCCCCTTCATCCTACACGAAAGATTCTGTATATTCTGTTACAGAATGCTACTTTTTAACATAAATTAACAAATAGGAGGAAGATATTACAGATGCCTTGGGCTGCGACGGGGGATTAGAAGCGATAACACAATTACTGAATATGATTTTTTCGTGTGATTAGTTAAACAACAGAAGCTCTCAGATTTGATATTTTTTTGTTAAGATTATTTACGTCAAATAAATAATTGTAAAGAAAATCTCTGTGTTTACCATGTCTGACTCATTCACCAAGCTGACTTATCAGACATTGCAGCAAAGTAAGAATCTTTTTGCTTTGGCTCACAAAAATGTCAGTTCAAGCTTGTGGGGTTTGATTTATCCCAATCAGTCGCAAGTCAAACCTGCACCTCCAGAAACTCTCCTGAAAATGCAGCAAAAATATAATGAGTTAATGGAGACGGATTGGCAGGATGCAGAAGAGGGTATTTACTCCGTGGATGTATTGTTTGACAATCCTTGGGGGGATTTTCTGCGCTACTATCCCATGGTGTGCTTAGATTTGCCATCAATATGGGAACGAGCAAGGCAAAAAAAATATCAAGATTTTGCGCCAGAAATTTCCACTGAAGGTTATCCCAGCTATTACACCCAGAATTTCCACCATCAAACAGACGGTTATTTGAGTGATTTGT
The Calothrix sp. 336/3 DNA segment above includes these coding regions:
- a CDS encoding exosortase-dependent surface protein XDP2, which codes for MRIQNLSTAILVTIGSLLAASHAAQAANFTTNLEKNGGPEGDIILKSVTQNGKTTSDFSFVNKANILENTPIKLDPKKVETADPEEAKIKGIVNNNSGDASTDKGDKASSPMAVSGLKDPTNTEIAAFMGNKNLNNIIDSEGTGSFRINMFFDSLITADSLGIDNILVWERGMNSDLGIQAIDASGKVIGNFLKLLRTQQASAGYSIDTMEINNTQKVGSWGVSLKDLGVASLAGVQVFANSSYGGPDFKVMARKSQNVPEPGALLGLGLVATMAYKYRQYKQIAR
- a CDS encoding Calvin cycle protein CP12, with the translated sequence MLQTLEVVKAAVIADENGTKTLEDAIFEAITEARSTCDINGSNSSACAVAWDIVEELQAEKSHQRQAKKNKTSLDDYCSENPEAVECRIYDI
- a CDS encoding TlyA family RNA methyltransferase — encoded protein: MAKQRLDVLLVELNLCNSRALAQRLIQAGEVMVNQQVVDKPGTEVDVSAEIKIKERSRFVSRGGEKLAKALDIFAISVTDRICLDGGISTGGFTDCLLQAGAKLVYGVDVGYGQVDWKLRNHPRVILRERANLRYLTPAELYTQKIPLGEIPEGENKDNLAIFPDLAVVDVSFISLTKVLPAIWQLTQFPKEALLLVKPQFEVGKNRVGKKGVVRDINDQAEAIFHVLQTAQEIGWYYQGLTWSPITGPAGNIEYLLWLSMVDETVAPDLESIKQLTKSAATSFQEN
- the apcB gene encoding allophycocyanin subunit beta, giving the protein MRDAVTSLIKNYDVAGRYFDRNALDDLKSYFASGTARVQAAAAINSNAAAIVKQAGSRLFAELPELIRPGGNAYTTRRYAACLRDMDYYLRYATYAIVAGSMDVLDERVLQGLRETYNSLGVPIGPTVRGIQIMKDIAKEQAAAAGIADVSFVDQPFDYMTRDLGEKDI
- the glnA gene encoding type I glutamate--ammonia ligase; this encodes MTTPQEVLKLIKDQNIQMIDLKFIDTPGTWQHLTVYHNQIDESSFTDGVPFDGSSIRGWKAINESDMSMVLDPNTAWIDPFMKEPTLSIICSIKEPRTGEPYNRCPRVIAQKAVDYVISSGLGDTVYFGPEAEFFIFDDVRFDQTANSGYYYVDSVEGRWNSGREEGPNLGYKPRFKEGYFPVPPTDTFQDIRTEMLLTMAQCGVPIEKQHHEVATGGQCELGFRFGKLIEAADWLMTYKYVIKNVAKKYGKTVTFMPKPIFGDNGSGMHCHQSIWKGGQPLFAGDKYAGLSEMALYYIGGLLKHAPALLAITNPTTNSYKRLVPGYEAPVNLAYSQGNRSASIRIPLSGNNPKAKRLEFRCPDATSNPYLAFAAMLCAGIDGIKNKIHPGEPLDKNIYELSPEELAKVPSTPGSLDLALEALQKDHAFLTDSGVFTEDFIETWISYKLDTEVNPMRLRPHPYEFALYYDC